The Rosa rugosa chromosome 3, drRosRugo1.1, whole genome shotgun sequence sequence ACCATTCTCTTAATAGCCGCACAAGAAAAGGATTCAAAAGAGCAGGCAACATTCCCAAATTTTTTAGTAGCGATGCAGTTTGATCTTGCACACTGAACCGCTTAGACTTAGACAACCCCAGAGGGTAAGCGTAGAACAAGTTGCCCATCAACAGCACTGCAACCAAAACAGCAGTCATTTGAGGCTCATCAAGAACATATAAGACAGATCACATGTTGCCAGTGACGCTTAGAGGATTAAGTCAAAAGTTCAATATGATCTCAGTTGGGAAATAAAACAGGAATACTCACCTTTTGACATAGTAGTAGCAAAAATCAGCAAGTATGAAGGTCTGGACAATTTCTGAGAGAAGAACCATACCAGGCCACAACCCATAACCTAAAGTTGTCAGTAACTGTCCTCGAGAATCCAATACCTGTCCAAATAAGGCAGATGTAATAATATTAGACACATACTAATATAAGATTGAGGTTAGAACGGGAAAATTCttaaaaaacaaaattcaacGGGCCAAGGCACTGGTTATATATGCTTATATGTGAATATCATCAACAACATACTAATGGTCAGGTAGTAGCAGAACACTTCCAACCACGAAGAATATATAAGGTTAGTTAAGGTTAGTGGATATCAACCTCATCAAAATGCAATAATCTTAAAAACCTAGAAATTTCAATTCTATTGGATAATAATGACTATCAGCTTAGGTCAACTTTTAGCAAAGTAAATAACAGATAGAGTTAAGAACCCTCTAGCCTGAAGCTAATCAttatataaaaggaaaaaataagtAAAACAAACACAGCAACACATATAGTAGTGCAACTGAGTGAGACTACATAGCAAACAAAGACTGCTGCAGTAAGAACCCAATGAGAGTCGATGCAAGTTTCAAGTAAATAAACATAAATCCGTGTTTGGAAACTCTTGTATCACAAATACTTAAAAGAACAGAGAATAAGGGGAACATATATGAGCTTGTTGCATAGTTACTTCATATGGCTTATTTCTTCCCAAAGCACATTGCAAAAAGATAATCACACATCAATTCCGAAAGAGTTATAATCTGTCTTTGACAAACCTGGAGGACCCAATGTGCGCAACTCAAGAACCGTGCAACTCCCAGGGCAAAAACATAATGTGCCGTAAAGGGTTCAACGATCTgaaatttttgaatttgtaaaagaaaacaGATGAGAAAAATGATAACAGTGCAAAAGATCATTTATCAAAAGACAAATGCAGATTCTCCTTTGTTAAAAATAATCTCCCTGAGAATCATGAACCAACCATTCAGAAACAAACTAACAAGCATACAGGTCTTTTTGTAATACCTTAGTGTTTTGCATGACTCGAAGCTGAGGTAGTACTGATACAGCTTCAAGATAAACACAGAATGCCCAGCCAATTCGGTTTACAATAAAATGATGTGTCGTGGGATGTACAGCTAATGAAAGCAGAGCACACGGAAGCACCTACAATGTAAGAAATCACGAAACAATGAATCCAAAATGATACATAAAACCACAGTTCAGTCTTTCATTAGTCCACCCAAATACCAAAATTAAGAAACCAGCGGTAAGAAGATGGCTGATTTTATATTGATCAAAACGAGGAGCACcatataaaagtaaaaaaacttGACAAAAGGGTCCTAAGAATACTATTCAACATTTttacaagtacaacaaaaaaaTCTACCAAATGCTCTCAGCAGTGCAAATAGCCAAATACATTCTCAACAAAATTCTTCTAATTCACCTACGAACTAATCAATACAACCAAACATAAAACGGTAAAAATATCCCAGTGACTTAAGAATTTAGCACTTTCAAAGTCCGAAACATTATTTGATTTCACTCTTGGACTAAATGTATCACCGTTAAGAGAGGAACTAAGCACTGACCACATAGTAGATTGCGAAGTTGTCCTTGTCATCCATGTAGCTAGACCTGAGCTTAAACCGAATCATATAAATAACCCAAAGCGTGGTCACCAATGTAGCCGAATCCAGTATCGTGTGTATGTCATATTCCATGACCAAACTACAATACAGCCTCACAGCTAGAAACAGAGCCGTCAATTCCTGCGACTTGAGTGAAATCCCTACAATACCCACCAAATCGAACAATCTCTAAGCTCAACTAAACACAAATGCAGAGAAATCTGATCGGAAATGCAGACTtcgaaaacaaaaaagaaacggGATTTGGGTTTTTACCGGCGCAAGTCTTCTCTTTCATGAGCTTGTAGATGAGGACGGAGATTCCGAGGGAGTGGACAGCCTCGGCCGCCACGAAGAGGTTGTCGTGGTCGTGCACGATCATTCGGAGGACCACCAAGGCGGCCATTCCCGACACCACCGCGAAAAAAGCCTTGATCTTCGGCGGCTGTCGCCGGACCCATGTCGCCACCGCGTGGGTGGGCCCTTTGCCTCCCTTCATTACAGTGTTGgattccaaagaagaagaagaagaaagacgaGAGAAGAAGGAGAATTTGAGTCTTAAACGAGTCTGAGGTTTTAGTTTGAGCAGTTAAACTACTCGATCGGCTTGTTCAACAACCACTGCCCACGAGACTGAGGTAGAGCA is a genomic window containing:
- the LOC133736912 gene encoding uncharacterized protein LOC133736912, whose product is MKGGKGPTHAVATWVRRQPPKIKAFFAVVSGMAALVVLRMIVHDHDNLFVAAEAVHSLGISVLIYKLMKEKTCAGISLKSQELTALFLAVRLYCSLVMEYDIHTILDSATLVTTLWVIYMIRFKLRSSYMDDKDNFAIYYVVLPCALLSLAVHPTTHHFIVNRIGWAFCVYLEAVSVLPQLRVMQNTKIVEPFTAHYVFALGVARFLSCAHWVLQVLDSRGQLLTTLGYGLWPGMVLLSEIVQTFILADFCYYYVKSAVDGQLVLRLPSGVV